A genomic stretch from Glaciecola nitratireducens FR1064 includes:
- a CDS encoding inorganic phosphate transporter: protein MDIITSYGLLLVLMAAVVGFFMAWGIGANDVANAMGTSVGSKAITLKQAIIIAMIFEFAGAYLAGGEVTSTIRKGIIDVAYFTDIPEYLVLGMIASLLAAGIWLAVASYFGWPVSTTHSIIGAIVGFTAVGVSPEAVAWSKVGGIVGSWVVTPAISGIIAILIFISAKKLILERTTPLIYAVKYVPIYMGLAGFIMSLVTIKKGLKHVGLGLPTEQGYMLAVAIGVVVGLIGMVLIRRLHVEKAATTEEQTISVEKIFAILMVLTACCMAFAHGSNDVANAIGPLAAVVSVVGNNGEILSNAALAWWILPLGGLGIVAGLALFGHRVMKTIGQGITHLTPSKGFAAELAAATTVLIASGTGLPISTTQTLVGAVLGVGIVQGVAALNGRVIRSIIVSWVVTLPAGALLSISFFFILTFAFGV, encoded by the coding sequence ATGGATATAATCACCAGTTACGGTTTGCTACTAGTACTTATGGCGGCAGTTGTCGGCTTTTTTATGGCTTGGGGCATAGGTGCAAATGATGTTGCAAATGCAATGGGCACCTCTGTAGGTTCAAAAGCAATTACGCTTAAACAAGCTATCATTATCGCAATGATTTTTGAATTTGCAGGCGCTTATCTTGCTGGTGGAGAAGTCACATCGACTATCCGAAAAGGCATAATTGATGTTGCTTATTTTACTGATATTCCTGAATACTTGGTCTTAGGGATGATAGCCTCGCTACTCGCGGCGGGTATCTGGTTAGCTGTCGCATCTTACTTTGGATGGCCAGTGTCCACCACTCACTCCATCATCGGTGCTATTGTCGGCTTTACCGCTGTAGGTGTCAGTCCAGAAGCTGTCGCATGGAGCAAAGTGGGTGGCATTGTGGGCAGCTGGGTAGTGACGCCAGCAATCTCAGGTATCATCGCCATACTGATATTTATTAGCGCCAAAAAACTCATTTTAGAGCGCACAACACCGCTGATCTATGCTGTTAAATATGTGCCTATCTACATGGGGCTTGCTGGTTTCATTATGTCGTTAGTGACCATTAAAAAAGGTCTTAAACATGTTGGTCTAGGATTGCCAACAGAGCAGGGCTACATGTTAGCTGTTGCCATCGGTGTAGTAGTGGGCTTGATCGGTATGGTTTTAATACGCCGTCTACACGTTGAAAAAGCAGCAACTACTGAAGAACAAACCATAAGCGTTGAAAAAATATTTGCTATTCTAATGGTACTTACTGCCTGCTGTATGGCATTTGCTCACGGTTCGAACGATGTAGCAAACGCAATTGGTCCTTTGGCTGCTGTTGTTAGCGTTGTTGGCAATAATGGCGAAATTTTGAGTAATGCCGCATTAGCATGGTGGATTTTACCGCTTGGTGGTTTAGGTATCGTGGCGGGTTTGGCACTGTTTGGCCATCGCGTCATGAAAACGATAGGTCAAGGAATTACACACTTGACGCCGAGTAAAGGCTTCGCTGCTGAGTTAGCCGCGGCCACAACGGTATTGATTGCATCAGGCACGGGCCTTCCCATATCTACGACACAAACACTCGTAGGTGCAGTGTTGGGTGTAGGTATTGTACAAGGTGTCGCTGCATTAAACGGAAGAGTTATCCGCAGTATTATTGTGTCTTGGGTCGTAACGCTGCCTGCTGGCGCCTTATTATCAATTTCTTTCTTCTTTATTTTAACATTTGCCTTTGGTGTATAG